In the Gossypium arboreum isolate Shixiya-1 chromosome 10, ASM2569848v2, whole genome shotgun sequence genome, one interval contains:
- the LOC128282417 gene encoding uncharacterized protein LOC128282417 — protein MSLQHFSHQHPLVFIESHGHEIEKVNCSGCGESVSGSSFGCVECGFYLHKQCAEAPAEMNHPFHPNHNLNLLTRNPYKTSTGTCDFCRKPCENFVYHCSCNLDFHIKCALFSHSIAEKRNAEFQDIPRIDPSINTENVTEELKKAECFACWKPLLDSVYLSPNCGFYLHAKCVDLPAEINHLFHQEHPLFLQFNSQRLSCKICKKPQRPGFVYCCSPCKFVLHIQCATVPTKINQPFHREHPVLLQNVNECLPCQLCQETTNLNDVVYFCSICKFILHSRCVSSPPIIEDKLHHEHPFTLFSRQVSFCDACGTLGNYVPYICSTCGIFVHKKCISMPRVIKFFRHRHRIFHTYFIEQRELEFWKCRVCLERVNTKHGSYFCSKCNYIVHVKCATENSRWYYEVDSTETEATDSDELADLREVVADTWIKHSWHHHNLTLSGDIKNFKQCDGCLLPIDTSYYCCSQCDFFLHKACAELPVKKHIWFHFCQRLHKLTSGRIFECGVCNYLTNGFAYSCDECRISYCLRCSSVSDLARYQGHEHLLHPFLFNYEKLCNACGEFVGFAYAAMRCKPCNFNLHRTCLTLPITAQHSFDVHPFTLTYHVDDENYSESHYCDICERERNPKHWFYYCSACNTSAHPKCVLQEYPFIKPGSIYTKEDHPHPLTFVKKVEFYPECHRCGKHCLDLSLQCKTVGCSYIIHWECRKNISYM, from the coding sequence ATGAGCCTTCAACACTTTAGCCATCAACATCCACTGGTGTTCATTGAAAGCCATGGCCACGAAATTGAAAAGGTGAACTGCTCAGGATGTGGGGAGTCAGTGTCAGGTTCCAGCTTTGGTTGTGTGGAGTGTGGGTTTTATCTACACAAGCAGTGTGCTGAGGCACCTGCTGAGATGAATCACCCTTTCCATCCCAACCACAACCTTAATCTTCTTACAAGGAATCCATACAAGACCAGTACAGGCACCTGCGATTTCTGCAGAAAACCCTGTGAGAATTTTGTTTATCATTGTTCTTGCAATTTAGACTTTCATATCAAATGTGCATTATTTTCTCATAGCATTGCTGAGAAAAGAAATGCAGAGTTTCAAGACATTCCCCGTATAGATCCATCGATCAATACAGAAAATGTTACTGAAGAACTCAAAAAAGCTGAATGTTTTGCTTGTTGGAAGCCACTATTAGATTCTGTATACCTTTCTCCTAATTGTGGCTTTTACCTGCATGCAAAATGTGTTGATCTACCAGCAGAAATCAATCACCTCTTCCACCAAGAACATCCtctctttttacaatttaacaGTCAAAGACTCTCTTGCAAGATTTGTAAAAAACCCCAACGTCCGGGATTTGTTTATTGTTGCTCACCTTGCAAATTTGTCCTTCATATCCAATGTGCCACAGTACCTACCAAAATCAATCAGCCTTTCCATCGCGAACATCCTGTTCTTCTTCAAAATGTCAATGAATGTCTTCCTTGCCAACTATGCCAAGAAACCACCAACCTTAATGATGTCGTGTATTTTTGTTCAATTTGCAAGTTTATCCTCCATAGTAGGTGTGTGTCATCACCACCGATTATAGAAGATAAACTTCATCATGAACATCCATTTACCCTATTTTCAAGACAAGTCTCATTTTGTGATGCTTGTGGCACTTTAGGGAATTATGTTCCTTATATTTGTTCCACATGCggtatttttgtccataaaaaatGCATTTCAATGCCACGCGTCATCAAATTCTTTCGGCACCGGCACCGCATTTTCCACACATATTTCATTGAACAACGTGAACTTGAATTTTGGAAATGTAGAGTTTGCTTGGAGAGGGTGAACACAAAGCATGGGAGTTACTTCTGTTCTAAATGCAATTACATAGTCCATGTAAAGTGTGCAACAGAAAACAGTCGTTGGTATTATGAGGTTGACTCCACAGAAACAGAAGCGACGGACTCAGATGAACTTGCCGATTTGAGAGAAGTTGTGGCAGACACTTGGATTAAACATTCATGGCATCACCATAACTTAACACTGAGTGGAGATATCAAGAATTTTAAACAATGCGACGGTTGCCTTCTACCCATCGATACTTCTTATTATTGTTGTTCACAATGTGATTTCTTCCTCCACAAAGCTTGTGCTGAATTACCTGTGAAGAAGCATATTTGGTTTCACTTTTGCCAAAGGCTTCATAAACTTACTTCTGGTCGCATTTTTGAATGTGGTGTTTGCAACTATTTAACAAATGGCTTTGCCTATTCCTGTGATGAATGCAGAATAAGTTATTGTTTGCGATGTTCTTCGGTTTCTGATTTGGCTAGATATCAAGGACATGAACATCTTCTCCACCCCTTTCTTTTCAACTATGAAAAGTTGTGTAATGCTTGTGGTGAGTTTGTTGGGTTTGCATATGCCGCAATGAGATGCAAGCCTTGCAATTTTAATTTGCACCGAACCTGTCTTACATTGCCTATTACAGCTCAACATAGTTTTGATGTACATCCTTTCACACTCACTTATCACGTTGATGATGAAAATTATTCAGAAAGTCATTATTGTGATATTTGTGAAAGAGAAAGGAACCCCAAACATTGGTTTTATTATTGTTCAGCTTGTAACACTTCAGCTCATCCTAAATGTGTTCTTCAAGAATATCCATTCATCAAGCCTGGAagcatctacacaaaagaagatcATCCACATCCTCTCACTTTTGTCAAAAAGGTTGAGTTTTATCCAGAATGTCATAGATGTGGTAAACACTGCCTTGATCTGTCCCTTCAATGTAAGACAGTTGGATGTAGCTATATTATTCATTGGGAGTGTAGAAAAAACATATCATATATGTGA